The proteins below are encoded in one region of Triticum aestivum cultivar Chinese Spring chromosome 1B, IWGSC CS RefSeq v2.1, whole genome shotgun sequence:
- the LOC123086104 gene encoding pectinesterase inhibitor 12-like: MANTTRSIAIVLIVLAALSFGFPAIDADATLLVKTCKKTTNALLCLAVLNVDPKSAYATTEHDLASAALQVAINTADHNVEVIHNLAKDVQGTPEGGALNICLGAYVDAANDLEIDARPGFDGGNYVGARNLVLGAKGAGGRCEDAFKGINKKSPVTNIDQQMTEHCGVAGELIGLLIHK, encoded by the coding sequence ATGGCGAACACAACAAGATCCATAGCTATTGTTCTTATTGTGCTTGCGGCCTTGTCCTTTGGTTTCCCTGCCATCGATGCCGACGCCACCCTCCTCGTCAAGACATGCAAGAAGACCACAAACGCCTTGTTGTGCCTGGCAGTGTTGAACGTCGACCCAAAGAGCGCCTACGCCACCACCGAGCACGACCTTGCCAGCGCCGCACTGCAGGTCGCAATTAACACTGCTGACCACAACGTCGAGGTCATCCACAACTTAGCCAAGGATGTCCAAGGCACACCTGAAGGAGGCGCGTTGAACATCTGCCTCGGGGCCTATGTTGATGCCGCCAACGACCTCGAGATCGACGCTCGCCCCGGTTTTGATGGCGGGAACTATGTCGGCGCAAGGAATCTCGTGTTGGGTGCCAAGGGCGCCGGTGGTAGATGCGAGGATGCGTTCAAGGGGATCAACAAGAAGTCCCCGGTGACAAACATAGATCAACAGATGACAGAGCATTGTGGCGTCGCAGGTGAACTCATTGGCCTTCTTATACACAAGTGA